In Eschrichtius robustus isolate mEscRob2 chromosome 2, mEscRob2.pri, whole genome shotgun sequence, a single window of DNA contains:
- the IRX2 gene encoding iroquois-class homeodomain protein IRX-2 isoform X1 codes for MSYPQGYLYQAPGSLALYSCPAYGASALAAPRSEELARSASGSAFSPYPGSAAFTAQAATGFGSPLQYSADAAAAAAGFPSYMGAPYDAHTTGMTGAISYHPYGSAAYPYQLNDPAYRKNATRDATATLKAWLNEHRKNPYPTKGEKIMLAIITKMTLTQVSTWFANARRRLKKENKMTWAPRNKSEDEDEDEGDSARSKEESPDKAQEGTETSAEDEGISLHVDSLTDHSCSAESDGEKLPCRAGDPLCESGSECKKYDDLEDDEDDDEEGERDLAPPKPVTSSPLTGVEAPLLSPPSEAAPRGGGGGGKTPLGSRTSPGAPPPASKPKLWSLAEIATSDLKQPSLGPGCAPPGLPAAAAPASSGAPPGGSPYPASPLLGRHLYYTSPFYGNYTNYGNLNAALQGQGLLRYNSAAAAPGEALHAAPKAASDAGKAGAHPLEPHYRPPGGGYEPKKGRRPAASGALGEGAPAGPRLVSTLEEPGKGPGDL; via the exons ATGTCCTACCCGCAGGGCTACCTGTACCAGGCGCCCGGCTCGCTGGCGCTATACTCGTGCCCGGCGTACGGCGCGTCGGCACTGGCGGCGCCGCGCAGCGAGGAGCTGGCGCGCTCGGCGTCGGGATCGGCGTTCAGCCCTTACCCGGGCTCCGCGGCCTTCACCGCGCAGGCGGCCACGGGCTTCGGCAGCCCGCTGCAGTACTCGGCCgacgctgccgccgccgccgccggcttCCCATCCTACATG GGTGCGCCCTACGACGCACACACGACCGGGATGACGGGCGCCATCAGCTACCACCCTTACGGGAGCGCGGCCTACCCGTACCAGCTCAATGACCCGGCCTACCGCAAGAACGCCACGCGGGATGCCACGGCCACGCTCAAGGCCTGGCTCAACGAGCACCGCAAGAACCCTTACCCCACCAAGGGCGAGAAGATCATGCTGGCCATCATCACCAAGATGACCCTCACGCAGGTCTCCACCTGGTTCGCCAACGCGCGCCGGCGGCTCAAGAAGGAGAACAAGATGACGTGGGCCCCCAGGAACAAAAGCGAGGACGAAGACGAGGACGAGGGCGACTCGGCAAGGAGCAAGGAGGAGAGTCCGGACAAGGCGCAGGAGGGCACCGAGACTTCGGCGGAGGACGAAG GGATCAGCCTGCACGTCGACTCGCTCACGGATCACTCGTGCTCCGCCGAGTCGGACGGAGAGAAGCTGCCGTGCCGGGCCGGGGACCCCCTGTGCGAGTCGGGCTCGGAGTGCAAGAAGTACGACGACCTGGAGGACGACGAGGACGACGACGAGGAGGGCGAGCGGGACCTGGCGCCGCCCAAGCCCGTGACCTCGTCGCCGCTCACCGGCGTGGAGGCGCCGCTGCTGAGCCCCCCATCTGAGGCCGCGCCccgcgggggcggcggcggcggcaagaCGCCCCTGGGCAGCCGGACGTCGCCGGGCGCGCCGCCGCCCGCCAGCAAGCCCAAGCTGTGGTCTCTGGCCGAGATCGCCACGTCGGACCTCAAGCAGCCGAGCCTGGGCCCGGGCTGCGCGCCGCCGGGGCTGCCAGCGGCCGCCGCGCCCGCCTCGTCTGGGGCGCCGCCAGGCGGCTCGCCCTACCCCGCGTCGCCGCTGCTCGGCCGCCACCTCTACTACACGTCGCCTTTCTACGGCAACTACACAAACTACGGGAACTTGAACGCGGCGCTGCAGGGCCAGGGGCTCCTGCGGTACAACTCGGCGGCCGCGGCCCCCGGAGAGGCGCTGCACGCGGCGCCCAAGGCTGCCAGCGACGCGGGCAAGGCGGGCGCGCACCCGCTGGAGCCCCACTACCGGCCCCCCGGCGGCGGCTACGAGCCCAAGAAAGGTAGGCGGCCTGCGGCCAGcggggccctgggggagggggcgccgGCGGGTCCCCGGTTGGTGAGCACCCTCGAGGAGCCGGGGAAGGGGCCGGGGGACCTGTAG
- the IRX2 gene encoding iroquois-class homeodomain protein IRX-2 isoform X2 — MSYPQGYLYQAPGSLALYSCPAYGASALAAPRSEELARSASGSAFSPYPGSAAFTAQAATGFGSPLQYSADAAAAAAGFPSYMGAPYDAHTTGMTGAISYHPYGSAAYPYQLNDPAYRKNATRDATATLKAWLNEHRKNPYPTKGEKIMLAIITKMTLTQVSTWFANARRRLKKENKMTWAPRNKSEDEDEDEGDSARSKEESPDKAQEGTETSAEDEGISLHVDSLTDHSCSAESDGEKLPCRAGDPLCESGSECKKYDDLEDDEDDDEEGERDLAPPKPVTSSPLTGVEAPLLSPPSEAAPRGGGGGGKTPLGSRTSPGAPPPASKPKLWSLAEIATSDLKQPSLGPGCAPPGLPAAAAPASSGAPPGGSPYPASPLLGRHLYYTSPFYGNYTNYGNLNAALQGQGLLRYNSAAAAPGEALHAAPKAASDAGKAGAHPLEPHYRPPGGGYEPKKDASEGCTVVGGGLQPYL; from the exons ATGTCCTACCCGCAGGGCTACCTGTACCAGGCGCCCGGCTCGCTGGCGCTATACTCGTGCCCGGCGTACGGCGCGTCGGCACTGGCGGCGCCGCGCAGCGAGGAGCTGGCGCGCTCGGCGTCGGGATCGGCGTTCAGCCCTTACCCGGGCTCCGCGGCCTTCACCGCGCAGGCGGCCACGGGCTTCGGCAGCCCGCTGCAGTACTCGGCCgacgctgccgccgccgccgccggcttCCCATCCTACATG GGTGCGCCCTACGACGCACACACGACCGGGATGACGGGCGCCATCAGCTACCACCCTTACGGGAGCGCGGCCTACCCGTACCAGCTCAATGACCCGGCCTACCGCAAGAACGCCACGCGGGATGCCACGGCCACGCTCAAGGCCTGGCTCAACGAGCACCGCAAGAACCCTTACCCCACCAAGGGCGAGAAGATCATGCTGGCCATCATCACCAAGATGACCCTCACGCAGGTCTCCACCTGGTTCGCCAACGCGCGCCGGCGGCTCAAGAAGGAGAACAAGATGACGTGGGCCCCCAGGAACAAAAGCGAGGACGAAGACGAGGACGAGGGCGACTCGGCAAGGAGCAAGGAGGAGAGTCCGGACAAGGCGCAGGAGGGCACCGAGACTTCGGCGGAGGACGAAG GGATCAGCCTGCACGTCGACTCGCTCACGGATCACTCGTGCTCCGCCGAGTCGGACGGAGAGAAGCTGCCGTGCCGGGCCGGGGACCCCCTGTGCGAGTCGGGCTCGGAGTGCAAGAAGTACGACGACCTGGAGGACGACGAGGACGACGACGAGGAGGGCGAGCGGGACCTGGCGCCGCCCAAGCCCGTGACCTCGTCGCCGCTCACCGGCGTGGAGGCGCCGCTGCTGAGCCCCCCATCTGAGGCCGCGCCccgcgggggcggcggcggcggcaagaCGCCCCTGGGCAGCCGGACGTCGCCGGGCGCGCCGCCGCCCGCCAGCAAGCCCAAGCTGTGGTCTCTGGCCGAGATCGCCACGTCGGACCTCAAGCAGCCGAGCCTGGGCCCGGGCTGCGCGCCGCCGGGGCTGCCAGCGGCCGCCGCGCCCGCCTCGTCTGGGGCGCCGCCAGGCGGCTCGCCCTACCCCGCGTCGCCGCTGCTCGGCCGCCACCTCTACTACACGTCGCCTTTCTACGGCAACTACACAAACTACGGGAACTTGAACGCGGCGCTGCAGGGCCAGGGGCTCCTGCGGTACAACTCGGCGGCCGCGGCCCCCGGAGAGGCGCTGCACGCGGCGCCCAAGGCTGCCAGCGACGCGGGCAAGGCGGGCGCGCACCCGCTGGAGCCCCACTACCGGCCCCCCGGCGGCGGCTACGAGCCCAAGAAAG ATGCCAGTGAGGGCTGCACCGTGGTTGGTGGAGGCCTCCAGCCCTACCTATAG